Proteins from a genomic interval of Gadus morhua chromosome 21, gadMor3.0, whole genome shotgun sequence:
- the zc3h14 gene encoding zinc finger CCCH domain-containing protein 14 isoform X4: MEIGTEISKKIRAAIKGKLQELGAYVDEELPDYIMVMVANKKTSQQMGDDLSLFLGGNTIKFTVWLHGVLEKLRSVAVDPASSQLQLDSISVSGKTQSSSSSGGEKRADPAKALAVSSSRSDRNETRVSSSAQEHRTSSSSRLTSAVKPLMEQPPLEAVLDIKPEMDDDDLIDEDTPPESAHQGRQRGPSGRPTAPLYRPSHGGGGGGGRLASGGRSSDETSVHHGGRLGRSSDESGAHHGSGRLASGRSADEGAAHQGGGGRQQHGDSHRHHHHHQDSRSGSGRSTRAASSRVGRYETSSREELTQGEMSRKRKAPVASSVGWVNRRAEKQDSDDVEEEEEEEEEEEKGYAGRSMSSRVSLPSKPERKPSLPPGKQANRNLILKAISEAQDSITKTTAFTANSQRQMVPVAPRTRLANSEEMTAAIQLVQEHLQTLAPQAPSYNPTEGPPARTLVPPPRSLASRLQLDQPQNLSSVPKEPANPNVAVTGGNGAKAFDTKAFDTRSFIMSRAALQDTPVRSRLQLQETGDLVRPGLPRTVQASKETEAGSPKFIVTLDGVPSPLGNMADCDMELENPRPPPVSSRLGLQAKGSILQRLQGGFNMADDDGMEVDDEEDEDGATVPQKRAKVLERCRFWPVCKSGDECPYHHPTTQCKTFPNCTYGEKCLFVHPNCKYDGKCTKPDCPFTHVSRRAAAPLPPPRPAAAAPQSGSVCRFFPECKKMDCAFYHPKPCRFATQCKRAGCTFYHPTTSLPPRHALKWTKAQSS; the protein is encoded by the exons ATGGAAATTGGGACGGAGATTAGCAAGAAAATAAGG GCCGCCATAAAGGGCAAGTTGCAAGAACTGGGAGCGTATGTCG ACGAGGAGCTGCCTGACTACATCATGGTGATGGTTGCCAACAAGAAGACGTCTCAGCAAATGGGGGACGACCTATCTCTCTTTCTAGGGGGCAACACGATCAAGTTCACTGTCTG gTTACATGGTGTCCTTGAGAAATTGAGATCCGTGGCAGTTG ACCCCGCGTCGTCTCAGCTGCAGCTGGACAGCATCTCCGTGTCGGGGAAGAcgcagtcctcctcctcctccggcggtGAGAAGAGGGCAGACCCCGCCAAGGCCCTGGCCGTGTCCAGCTCTCGCTCCGACCGCAACGAGACGCGTGTGTCCAGCTCGGCCCAGGAGCACAG gacgaGCTCCTCCTCCCGCCTCACCTCGGCCGTGAAGCCCCTCATGGAGCAGCCCCCCTTGGAGGCCGTCCTCGACATCAAGCCCGAGATGGACGACGACGACCTCATCGACGAGGACACGCCCCCGGAGTCGGCCCATCAGGGCCGCCAGCGGGGCCCCTCCGGCCGGCCCACCGCGCCCCTCTACCGGCCCtcccacggcggcggcggcggcggcggcaggctGGCCTCGGGGGGCCGCTCCTCAGACGAGACCAGCGTCCACCACGGCGGGAGGCTGGGGCGGTCCTCGGACGAGTCCGGCGCCCACCACGGCAGCGGGAGGCTGGCCTCGGGCCGGTCCGCCGACGAGGGCGCGGCCCACcaggggggaggcgggaggCAGCAGCACGGAGACAgccaccggcaccaccaccaccaccaggacagCCGCAGCGGCAGTGGGCGGAGCACCAGGGCGGCCTCCAGCCGGGTGGGGCGCTATGAGaccagcagcagagaggagcTTACCCAG GGGGAGATGTCCCGCAAGCGCAAGGCGCCGGTGGCGAGCTCCGTGGGCTGGGTCAACCGACGGGCCGAGAAGCAGGACAGCGACgacgtcgaggaggaggaggaggaggaggaggaggaagaaaagggCTACGCCGGCAGGAGCATGTCCAGCCGCGTGTCCCTGCCCTCCAAACCGGAGCGCAA ACCCTCCCTGCCGCCGGGCAAGCAGGCCAACAGGAACCTGATCCTGAAGGCCATCTCCGAGGCCCAGGACTCCATCACCAAGACCACCGCCTTCACCGCAA ACTCCCAGAGGCAGATGGTGCCCGTGGCCCCCCGGACCCGCCTGGCGAACAGCGAGGAGATGACGGCGGCCATCCAGCTGGTCCAGGAGCACCTCCAGACGCTGGCGCCCCAGGCCCCCTCCTACAACCCCACCGAGGGGCCCCCCGCCCGGACGCTGG TGCCCCCGCCGAGGTCTCTAGCTTCACGCCTTCAGTTGGACCAGCCCCAGAACCTCTCCAGTGTCCCAAAGGAGCCGGCCAACCCCA ATGTGGCCGTCACCGGGGGCAACGGCGCCAAGGCCTTCGACACCAAGGCCTTTGACACGCGCTCCTTCATCATGAGCCGGGCCGCGCTCCAGGACACGCCCGTCCGGAGCCGGCTGCAGCTCCAGGAGACCGGGGACCTCGTCAGACCGGGGTTACCCCGCACCGTCCAGGccag CAAGGAGACGGAGGCCGGCAGCCCCAAGTTCATCGTGACGCTGGACGGCGTGCCCAGCCCGCTGGGCAACATGGCGGACTGCGACATGGAGCTGGAGAACCCCCGGCcgccccccgtctcctcccggCTGGGCCTGCAGGCCAAGGGCAGCATCCTGCAGAGGCTCCAGGGCGGGTTCAACATGGCCGACG atGACGGCATGGAGGTGGACGATGAAGAGGACGAGGACGGCGCCACCGTCCCCCAGAAGAGGGCGAAGGTTCTGGAGCGATGCCGGTTCTGGCCCGTGTGCAAGAGTGGGGACGAGTGCCCCTACCATCACCCCACCACACAGTGCAA GACCTTCCCTAACTGCACATACGGGGAGAAGTGTCTGTTTGTCCATCCCAACTGTAAATACGACGGCAAATGCACAAAGCCCGACTGTCCCTTCACCCACGTGAGCCGACGGGCCGCCGCGCCTCTGCCCCCGCCCAGACCAG CGGCAGCAGCCCCGCAGTCTGGCAGTGTGTGTCGCTTCTTCCCAGAGTGCAAGAAGATGGACTGTGCCTTCTATCACCCCAAG CCGTGCCGCTTCGCCACCCAGTGCAAGCGAGCGGGCTGCACCTTCtaccaccccaccaccagccTGCCGCCCCGACACGCCCTGAAGTGGACCAAGGCCCAGAGCAG TTAA
- the zc3h14 gene encoding zinc finger CCCH domain-containing protein 14 isoform X2, protein MEIGTEISKKIRAAIKGKLQELGAYVDEELPDYIMVMVANKKTSQQMGDDLSLFLGGNTIKFTVWLHGVLEKLRSVAVDPASSQLQLDSISVSGKTQSSSSSGGEKRADPAKALAVSSSRSDRNETRVSSSAQEHRTSSSSRLTSAVKPLMEQPPLEAVLDIKPEMDDDDLIDEDTPPESAHQGRQRGPSGRPTAPLYRPSHGGGGGGGRLASGGRSSDETSVHHGGRLGRSSDESGAHHGSGRLASGRSADEGAAHQGGGGRQQHGDSHRHHHHHQDSRSGSGRSTRAASSRVGRYETSSREELTQGEMSRKRKAPVASSVGWVNRRAEKQDSDDVEEEEEEEEEEEKGYAGRSMSSRVSLPSKPERKPSLPPGKQANRNLILKAISEAQDSITKTTAFTANSQRQMVPVAPRTRLANSEEMTAAIQLVQEHLQTLAPQAPSYNPTEGPPARTLVPPPRSLASRLQLDQPQNLSSVPKEPANPIVMADVAVTGGNGAKAFDTKAFDTRSFIMSRAALQDTPVRSRLQLQETGDLVRPGLPRTVQASKETEAGSPKFIVTLDGVPSPLGNMADCDMELENPRPPPVSSRLGLQAKGSILQRLQGGFNMADDDGMEVDDEEDEDGATVPQKRAKVLERCRFWPVCKSGDECPYHHPTTQCKTFPNCTYGEKCLFVHPNCKYDGKCTKPDCPFTHVSRRAAAPLPPPRPAAAAPQSGSVCRFFPECKKMDCAFYHPKPCRFATQCKRAGCTFYHPTTSLPPRHALKWTKAQSS, encoded by the exons ATGGAAATTGGGACGGAGATTAGCAAGAAAATAAGG GCCGCCATAAAGGGCAAGTTGCAAGAACTGGGAGCGTATGTCG ACGAGGAGCTGCCTGACTACATCATGGTGATGGTTGCCAACAAGAAGACGTCTCAGCAAATGGGGGACGACCTATCTCTCTTTCTAGGGGGCAACACGATCAAGTTCACTGTCTG gTTACATGGTGTCCTTGAGAAATTGAGATCCGTGGCAGTTG ACCCCGCGTCGTCTCAGCTGCAGCTGGACAGCATCTCCGTGTCGGGGAAGAcgcagtcctcctcctcctccggcggtGAGAAGAGGGCAGACCCCGCCAAGGCCCTGGCCGTGTCCAGCTCTCGCTCCGACCGCAACGAGACGCGTGTGTCCAGCTCGGCCCAGGAGCACAG gacgaGCTCCTCCTCCCGCCTCACCTCGGCCGTGAAGCCCCTCATGGAGCAGCCCCCCTTGGAGGCCGTCCTCGACATCAAGCCCGAGATGGACGACGACGACCTCATCGACGAGGACACGCCCCCGGAGTCGGCCCATCAGGGCCGCCAGCGGGGCCCCTCCGGCCGGCCCACCGCGCCCCTCTACCGGCCCtcccacggcggcggcggcggcggcggcaggctGGCCTCGGGGGGCCGCTCCTCAGACGAGACCAGCGTCCACCACGGCGGGAGGCTGGGGCGGTCCTCGGACGAGTCCGGCGCCCACCACGGCAGCGGGAGGCTGGCCTCGGGCCGGTCCGCCGACGAGGGCGCGGCCCACcaggggggaggcgggaggCAGCAGCACGGAGACAgccaccggcaccaccaccaccaccaggacagCCGCAGCGGCAGTGGGCGGAGCACCAGGGCGGCCTCCAGCCGGGTGGGGCGCTATGAGaccagcagcagagaggagcTTACCCAG GGGGAGATGTCCCGCAAGCGCAAGGCGCCGGTGGCGAGCTCCGTGGGCTGGGTCAACCGACGGGCCGAGAAGCAGGACAGCGACgacgtcgaggaggaggaggaggaggaggaggaggaagaaaagggCTACGCCGGCAGGAGCATGTCCAGCCGCGTGTCCCTGCCCTCCAAACCGGAGCGCAA ACCCTCCCTGCCGCCGGGCAAGCAGGCCAACAGGAACCTGATCCTGAAGGCCATCTCCGAGGCCCAGGACTCCATCACCAAGACCACCGCCTTCACCGCAA ACTCCCAGAGGCAGATGGTGCCCGTGGCCCCCCGGACCCGCCTGGCGAACAGCGAGGAGATGACGGCGGCCATCCAGCTGGTCCAGGAGCACCTCCAGACGCTGGCGCCCCAGGCCCCCTCCTACAACCCCACCGAGGGGCCCCCCGCCCGGACGCTGG TGCCCCCGCCGAGGTCTCTAGCTTCACGCCTTCAGTTGGACCAGCCCCAGAACCTCTCCAGTGTCCCAAAGGAGCCGGCCAACCCCA TTGTCATGGCAGATGTGGCCGTCACCGGGGGCAACGGCGCCAAGGCCTTCGACACCAAGGCCTTTGACACGCGCTCCTTCATCATGAGCCGGGCCGCGCTCCAGGACACGCCCGTCCGGAGCCGGCTGCAGCTCCAGGAGACCGGGGACCTCGTCAGACCGGGGTTACCCCGCACCGTCCAGGccag CAAGGAGACGGAGGCCGGCAGCCCCAAGTTCATCGTGACGCTGGACGGCGTGCCCAGCCCGCTGGGCAACATGGCGGACTGCGACATGGAGCTGGAGAACCCCCGGCcgccccccgtctcctcccggCTGGGCCTGCAGGCCAAGGGCAGCATCCTGCAGAGGCTCCAGGGCGGGTTCAACATGGCCGACG atGACGGCATGGAGGTGGACGATGAAGAGGACGAGGACGGCGCCACCGTCCCCCAGAAGAGGGCGAAGGTTCTGGAGCGATGCCGGTTCTGGCCCGTGTGCAAGAGTGGGGACGAGTGCCCCTACCATCACCCCACCACACAGTGCAA GACCTTCCCTAACTGCACATACGGGGAGAAGTGTCTGTTTGTCCATCCCAACTGTAAATACGACGGCAAATGCACAAAGCCCGACTGTCCCTTCACCCACGTGAGCCGACGGGCCGCCGCGCCTCTGCCCCCGCCCAGACCAG CGGCAGCAGCCCCGCAGTCTGGCAGTGTGTGTCGCTTCTTCCCAGAGTGCAAGAAGATGGACTGTGCCTTCTATCACCCCAAG CCGTGCCGCTTCGCCACCCAGTGCAAGCGAGCGGGCTGCACCTTCtaccaccccaccaccagccTGCCGCCCCGACACGCCCTGAAGTGGACCAAGGCCCAGAGCAG TTAA
- the zc3h14 gene encoding zinc finger CCCH domain-containing protein 14 isoform X1, whose translation MEIGTEISKKIRAAIKGKLQELGAYVDEELPDYIMVMVANKKTSQQMGDDLSLFLGGNTIKFTVWLHGVLEKLRSVAVDPASSQLQLDSISVSGKTQSSSSSGGEKRADPAKALAVSSSRSDRNETRVSSSAQEHRTSSSSRLTSAVKPLMEQPPLEAVLDIKPEMDDDDLIDEDTPPESAHQGRQRGPSGRPTAPLYRPSHGGGGGGGRLASGGRSSDETSVHHGGRLGRSSDESGAHHGSGRLASGRSADEGAAHQGGGGRQQHGDSHRHHHHHQDSRSGSGRSTRAASSRVGRYETSSREELTQGEMSRKRKAPVASSVGWVNRRAEKQDSDDVEEEEEEEEEEEKGYAGRSMSSRVSLPSKPERKPSLPPGKQANRNLILKAISEAQDSITKTTAFTANSQRQMVPVAPRTRLANSEEMTAAIQLVQEHLQTLAPQAPSYNPTEGPPARTLVPPPRSLASRLQLDQPQNLSSVPKEPANPIAAVVMADVAVTGGNGAKAFDTKAFDTRSFIMSRAALQDTPVRSRLQLQETGDLVRPGLPRTVQASKETEAGSPKFIVTLDGVPSPLGNMADCDMELENPRPPPVSSRLGLQAKGSILQRLQGGFNMADDDGMEVDDEEDEDGATVPQKRAKVLERCRFWPVCKSGDECPYHHPTTQCKTFPNCTYGEKCLFVHPNCKYDGKCTKPDCPFTHVSRRAAAPLPPPRPAAAAPQSGSVCRFFPECKKMDCAFYHPKPCRFATQCKRAGCTFYHPTTSLPPRHALKWTKAQSS comes from the exons ATGGAAATTGGGACGGAGATTAGCAAGAAAATAAGG GCCGCCATAAAGGGCAAGTTGCAAGAACTGGGAGCGTATGTCG ACGAGGAGCTGCCTGACTACATCATGGTGATGGTTGCCAACAAGAAGACGTCTCAGCAAATGGGGGACGACCTATCTCTCTTTCTAGGGGGCAACACGATCAAGTTCACTGTCTG gTTACATGGTGTCCTTGAGAAATTGAGATCCGTGGCAGTTG ACCCCGCGTCGTCTCAGCTGCAGCTGGACAGCATCTCCGTGTCGGGGAAGAcgcagtcctcctcctcctccggcggtGAGAAGAGGGCAGACCCCGCCAAGGCCCTGGCCGTGTCCAGCTCTCGCTCCGACCGCAACGAGACGCGTGTGTCCAGCTCGGCCCAGGAGCACAG gacgaGCTCCTCCTCCCGCCTCACCTCGGCCGTGAAGCCCCTCATGGAGCAGCCCCCCTTGGAGGCCGTCCTCGACATCAAGCCCGAGATGGACGACGACGACCTCATCGACGAGGACACGCCCCCGGAGTCGGCCCATCAGGGCCGCCAGCGGGGCCCCTCCGGCCGGCCCACCGCGCCCCTCTACCGGCCCtcccacggcggcggcggcggcggcggcaggctGGCCTCGGGGGGCCGCTCCTCAGACGAGACCAGCGTCCACCACGGCGGGAGGCTGGGGCGGTCCTCGGACGAGTCCGGCGCCCACCACGGCAGCGGGAGGCTGGCCTCGGGCCGGTCCGCCGACGAGGGCGCGGCCCACcaggggggaggcgggaggCAGCAGCACGGAGACAgccaccggcaccaccaccaccaccaggacagCCGCAGCGGCAGTGGGCGGAGCACCAGGGCGGCCTCCAGCCGGGTGGGGCGCTATGAGaccagcagcagagaggagcTTACCCAG GGGGAGATGTCCCGCAAGCGCAAGGCGCCGGTGGCGAGCTCCGTGGGCTGGGTCAACCGACGGGCCGAGAAGCAGGACAGCGACgacgtcgaggaggaggaggaggaggaggaggaggaagaaaagggCTACGCCGGCAGGAGCATGTCCAGCCGCGTGTCCCTGCCCTCCAAACCGGAGCGCAA ACCCTCCCTGCCGCCGGGCAAGCAGGCCAACAGGAACCTGATCCTGAAGGCCATCTCCGAGGCCCAGGACTCCATCACCAAGACCACCGCCTTCACCGCAA ACTCCCAGAGGCAGATGGTGCCCGTGGCCCCCCGGACCCGCCTGGCGAACAGCGAGGAGATGACGGCGGCCATCCAGCTGGTCCAGGAGCACCTCCAGACGCTGGCGCCCCAGGCCCCCTCCTACAACCCCACCGAGGGGCCCCCCGCCCGGACGCTGG TGCCCCCGCCGAGGTCTCTAGCTTCACGCCTTCAGTTGGACCAGCCCCAGAACCTCTCCAGTGTCCCAAAGGAGCCGGCCAACCCCA tcgctgCTGTTGTCATGGCAGATGTGGCCGTCACCGGGGGCAACGGCGCCAAGGCCTTCGACACCAAGGCCTTTGACACGCGCTCCTTCATCATGAGCCGGGCCGCGCTCCAGGACACGCCCGTCCGGAGCCGGCTGCAGCTCCAGGAGACCGGGGACCTCGTCAGACCGGGGTTACCCCGCACCGTCCAGGccag CAAGGAGACGGAGGCCGGCAGCCCCAAGTTCATCGTGACGCTGGACGGCGTGCCCAGCCCGCTGGGCAACATGGCGGACTGCGACATGGAGCTGGAGAACCCCCGGCcgccccccgtctcctcccggCTGGGCCTGCAGGCCAAGGGCAGCATCCTGCAGAGGCTCCAGGGCGGGTTCAACATGGCCGACG atGACGGCATGGAGGTGGACGATGAAGAGGACGAGGACGGCGCCACCGTCCCCCAGAAGAGGGCGAAGGTTCTGGAGCGATGCCGGTTCTGGCCCGTGTGCAAGAGTGGGGACGAGTGCCCCTACCATCACCCCACCACACAGTGCAA GACCTTCCCTAACTGCACATACGGGGAGAAGTGTCTGTTTGTCCATCCCAACTGTAAATACGACGGCAAATGCACAAAGCCCGACTGTCCCTTCACCCACGTGAGCCGACGGGCCGCCGCGCCTCTGCCCCCGCCCAGACCAG CGGCAGCAGCCCCGCAGTCTGGCAGTGTGTGTCGCTTCTTCCCAGAGTGCAAGAAGATGGACTGTGCCTTCTATCACCCCAAG CCGTGCCGCTTCGCCACCCAGTGCAAGCGAGCGGGCTGCACCTTCtaccaccccaccaccagccTGCCGCCCCGACACGCCCTGAAGTGGACCAAGGCCCAGAGCAG TTAA
- the zc3h14 gene encoding zinc finger CCCH domain-containing protein 14 isoform X3, giving the protein MEIGTEISKKIRAAIKGKLQELGAYVDEELPDYIMVMVANKKTSQQMGDDLSLFLGGNTIKFTVWLHGVLEKLRSVAVDPASSQLQLDSISVSGKTQSSSSSGGEKRADPAKALAVSSSRSDRNETRVSSSAQEHRTSSSSRLTSAVKPLMEQPPLEAVLDIKPEMDDDDLIDEDTPPESAHQGRQRGPSGRPTAPLYRPSHGGGGGGGRLASGGRSSDETSVHHGGRLGRSSDESGAHHGSGRLASGRSADEGAAHQGGGGRQQHGDSHRHHHHHQDSRSGSGRSTRAASSRVGRYETSSREELTQGEMSRKRKAPVASSVGWVNRRAEKQDSDDVEEEEEEEEEEEKGYAGRSMSSRVSLPSKPERKPSLPPGKQANRNLILKAISEAQDSITKTTAFTANSQRQMVPVAPRTRLANSEEMTAAIQLVQEHLQTLAPQAPSYNPTEGPPARTLVPPPRSLASRLQLDQPQNLSSVPKEPANPIMADVAVTGGNGAKAFDTKAFDTRSFIMSRAALQDTPVRSRLQLQETGDLVRPGLPRTVQASKETEAGSPKFIVTLDGVPSPLGNMADCDMELENPRPPPVSSRLGLQAKGSILQRLQGGFNMADDDGMEVDDEEDEDGATVPQKRAKVLERCRFWPVCKSGDECPYHHPTTQCKTFPNCTYGEKCLFVHPNCKYDGKCTKPDCPFTHVSRRAAAPLPPPRPAAAAPQSGSVCRFFPECKKMDCAFYHPKPCRFATQCKRAGCTFYHPTTSLPPRHALKWTKAQSS; this is encoded by the exons ATGGAAATTGGGACGGAGATTAGCAAGAAAATAAGG GCCGCCATAAAGGGCAAGTTGCAAGAACTGGGAGCGTATGTCG ACGAGGAGCTGCCTGACTACATCATGGTGATGGTTGCCAACAAGAAGACGTCTCAGCAAATGGGGGACGACCTATCTCTCTTTCTAGGGGGCAACACGATCAAGTTCACTGTCTG gTTACATGGTGTCCTTGAGAAATTGAGATCCGTGGCAGTTG ACCCCGCGTCGTCTCAGCTGCAGCTGGACAGCATCTCCGTGTCGGGGAAGAcgcagtcctcctcctcctccggcggtGAGAAGAGGGCAGACCCCGCCAAGGCCCTGGCCGTGTCCAGCTCTCGCTCCGACCGCAACGAGACGCGTGTGTCCAGCTCGGCCCAGGAGCACAG gacgaGCTCCTCCTCCCGCCTCACCTCGGCCGTGAAGCCCCTCATGGAGCAGCCCCCCTTGGAGGCCGTCCTCGACATCAAGCCCGAGATGGACGACGACGACCTCATCGACGAGGACACGCCCCCGGAGTCGGCCCATCAGGGCCGCCAGCGGGGCCCCTCCGGCCGGCCCACCGCGCCCCTCTACCGGCCCtcccacggcggcggcggcggcggcggcaggctGGCCTCGGGGGGCCGCTCCTCAGACGAGACCAGCGTCCACCACGGCGGGAGGCTGGGGCGGTCCTCGGACGAGTCCGGCGCCCACCACGGCAGCGGGAGGCTGGCCTCGGGCCGGTCCGCCGACGAGGGCGCGGCCCACcaggggggaggcgggaggCAGCAGCACGGAGACAgccaccggcaccaccaccaccaccaggacagCCGCAGCGGCAGTGGGCGGAGCACCAGGGCGGCCTCCAGCCGGGTGGGGCGCTATGAGaccagcagcagagaggagcTTACCCAG GGGGAGATGTCCCGCAAGCGCAAGGCGCCGGTGGCGAGCTCCGTGGGCTGGGTCAACCGACGGGCCGAGAAGCAGGACAGCGACgacgtcgaggaggaggaggaggaggaggaggaggaagaaaagggCTACGCCGGCAGGAGCATGTCCAGCCGCGTGTCCCTGCCCTCCAAACCGGAGCGCAA ACCCTCCCTGCCGCCGGGCAAGCAGGCCAACAGGAACCTGATCCTGAAGGCCATCTCCGAGGCCCAGGACTCCATCACCAAGACCACCGCCTTCACCGCAA ACTCCCAGAGGCAGATGGTGCCCGTGGCCCCCCGGACCCGCCTGGCGAACAGCGAGGAGATGACGGCGGCCATCCAGCTGGTCCAGGAGCACCTCCAGACGCTGGCGCCCCAGGCCCCCTCCTACAACCCCACCGAGGGGCCCCCCGCCCGGACGCTGG TGCCCCCGCCGAGGTCTCTAGCTTCACGCCTTCAGTTGGACCAGCCCCAGAACCTCTCCAGTGTCCCAAAGGAGCCGGCCAACCCCA TCATGGCAGATGTGGCCGTCACCGGGGGCAACGGCGCCAAGGCCTTCGACACCAAGGCCTTTGACACGCGCTCCTTCATCATGAGCCGGGCCGCGCTCCAGGACACGCCCGTCCGGAGCCGGCTGCAGCTCCAGGAGACCGGGGACCTCGTCAGACCGGGGTTACCCCGCACCGTCCAGGccag CAAGGAGACGGAGGCCGGCAGCCCCAAGTTCATCGTGACGCTGGACGGCGTGCCCAGCCCGCTGGGCAACATGGCGGACTGCGACATGGAGCTGGAGAACCCCCGGCcgccccccgtctcctcccggCTGGGCCTGCAGGCCAAGGGCAGCATCCTGCAGAGGCTCCAGGGCGGGTTCAACATGGCCGACG atGACGGCATGGAGGTGGACGATGAAGAGGACGAGGACGGCGCCACCGTCCCCCAGAAGAGGGCGAAGGTTCTGGAGCGATGCCGGTTCTGGCCCGTGTGCAAGAGTGGGGACGAGTGCCCCTACCATCACCCCACCACACAGTGCAA GACCTTCCCTAACTGCACATACGGGGAGAAGTGTCTGTTTGTCCATCCCAACTGTAAATACGACGGCAAATGCACAAAGCCCGACTGTCCCTTCACCCACGTGAGCCGACGGGCCGCCGCGCCTCTGCCCCCGCCCAGACCAG CGGCAGCAGCCCCGCAGTCTGGCAGTGTGTGTCGCTTCTTCCCAGAGTGCAAGAAGATGGACTGTGCCTTCTATCACCCCAAG CCGTGCCGCTTCGCCACCCAGTGCAAGCGAGCGGGCTGCACCTTCtaccaccccaccaccagccTGCCGCCCCGACACGCCCTGAAGTGGACCAAGGCCCAGAGCAG TTAA
- the batf gene encoding basic leucine zipper transcriptional factor ATF-like, with protein sequence MAHGSDSNDTSYNRSPSPASQPGSSDDAKRVMRREKNRIAAQKSRMRQTQKADTLHLESEELEKVNAALRKEVKQLTEEKKHLSSILSSHEPQCTGGHTGGHAAHSPEPIFPATAAGQHGGATSYPHHPHPHPHHPQPHSVPHHLLHQHQQHVAAGPHYQH encoded by the exons ATGGCTCACGGCTCCGACAGCAATGACACAAGTTACAACAGGTCTCCTTCACCGGCCAGCCAACCG GGTTCCTCAGATGATGCAAAAAGGGTGATGAGACGGGAGAAGAACCGAATCGCGGCCCAGAAGAGCAGAATGAGGCAGACCCAGAAGGCCGACACGCTACACCTG GAGagcgaggagctggagaaggtgaACGCTGCGCTCAGGaaggaggtgaagcagctcaCCGAGGAGAAGAAGCACCTGTCCTCGATCCTGAGCAGCCACGAACCCCAGTGTACGGGGGGTCACACCGGGGGCCACGCGGCCCACAGCCCGGAGCCCATCTTCCCGGCGACGGCAGCGGGGCAGCATGGCGGCGCCACTAgctacccccaccacccccacccccatccgcACCACCCTCAGCCCCACAGCGTACCGCACCACCTTCTCCATCAACACCAGCAGCACGTGGCGGCCGGCCCACACTACCAGCACTGA